A window of Fragaria vesca subsp. vesca linkage group LG7, FraVesHawaii_1.0, whole genome shotgun sequence contains these coding sequences:
- the LOC101315004 gene encoding uncharacterized protein LOC101315004 has product MDIQANTDYQIVKALSLADVSTAIENRRFLGDVSDMDLELVEQILPHCSKTQLIHIEKSTKNRDLSPVTDKLWKSFYEREFGTESTESVSQIMKEWNLKFKWSELYQEKSKRVKGAKKKEDDGKLSRQVRVCKKVSPFSGKKEKWLKKKFVGAIVPTAKHSSCGKR; this is encoded by the coding sequence ATGGATATTCAAGCTAACACCGATTATCAGATCGTAAAGGCTCTCTCTCTCGCCGACGTCAGTACGGCCATAGAAAATCGGAGGTTTCTGGGGGATGTGAGCGACATGGACTTGGAACTTGTCGAACAGATCTTACCTCACTGTTCCAAGACACAGTTGATCCATATAGAGAAGTCCACAAAAAACAGAGATCTGAGTCCCGTGACTGATAAGCTGTGGAAGAGTTTCTATGAGAGGGAGTTCGGAACTGAATCGACCGAGTCGGTTTCACAGATAATGAAGGAGTGGAATCTCAAGTTCAAGTGGTCGGAGCTGTACCAGGAGAAATCAAAGAGAGTGAAAGGGGCTAAGAAGAAAGAAGATGACGGGAAACTGAGCCGGCAAGTGAGGGTTTGCAAGAAGGTTTCACCATTCTCAGGCAAGAAAGAAAAGTGGCTAAAGAAGAAGTTCGTAGGCGCCATTGTGCCAACTGCCAAGCATTCGAGCTGTGGTAAAAGATGA
- the LOC101315292 gene encoding uncharacterized protein LOC101315292 encodes MAYRGKDSANDLVNGSEALGYALSPWYIDALKRSNPDSYCILDPIEEIFQFAFAVVDAETKENWNWFLEHLAIILMIDHRNIVFMSDRGRGLLDGVKEVFPNAPHSFCIKHLKDNLSGRNVHTLGLWTSLMKKMEEFKKESRNQGESFLEKLAPKNYAIACFPAKRYGEMSNSLAESNNKMLIDERCMSLLQLLKGIRVKTMNKFHERKAESSTWRSVLCPKLEKKLSKRLETGRNWRVSQSSVDVFEVCTEDSNDVVNLAEIVFLCLPLLENLPEDQRQGGSGLLVKRPDQCIANAVINLATTTAGHALQLYEQWHM; translated from the exons ATGGCATATAGGGGCAAGGATTCTGCTAATGATCTTGTCAATGGTAGTGAAGCTCTTGGGTATGCTCTATCGCCTTGGTACATTGATGCATTGAAGAGAAGTAACCCTGATTCATACTGCATTCTTGACCCTATTGAAG AAATATTCCAATTTGCCTTTGCGGTTGTTGATGCTGAAACCAAAGAGAATTGGAACTGGTTTTTAGAGCATTTAGCAATCATTCTGATGATTGACCATCGCAATATTGTGTTCATGTCAGACCGTGGACGTGGTCTTTTGGATGGTGTGAAAGAGGTTTTTCCAAATGCGCCCCACTCTTTCTGTATTAAGCATTTGAAGGACAACTTGAGTGGCAG AAATGTGCATACGCTAGGACTGTGGACATCTTTAATGAAAAAAATGGAAGAGTTCAAGAAAGAAAGTCGTAATCAGGGTGAGTCCTTTCTTGAAAAGTTGGCACCAAAAAACTATGCTATTGCTTGTTTCCCTGCCAAAAGATATGGCGAAATGAGTAACTCTTTGGCAGAGAGCAACAATAAGATGCTCATTGATGAGAGATGTATGTCGCTGCTCCAGTTACTTAAAGGCATTCGTGTCAAGACTATGAATAAGTTTCATGAAAGGAAGGCCGAATCTTCTACTTGGAGGTCTGTCTTGTGTCCTAAGCTTGAGAAAAAGCTTTCGAAAAGGTTGGAAACTGGGAGAAACTGGAGAGTCAGTCAGTCTAGCGTTGATGTTTTTGAAGTGTGCACAGAGGATAGCAATGACGTGGTGAACTTGGCTGAGATAGTGTTCTTGTG CCTCCCATTACTCGAAAACCTCCCGGAAGACCAAAGACAAGGAGGATCAGGTCTTTTGGTGAAGAGGCCAGACCAATGCATTGCCAATGCTGTCATCAACTTGGCCACCACAACAGCAGGTCATGCACTGCAGCTATATGAGCAGTGGCATATGTAG
- the LOC101298254 gene encoding dual specificity protein phosphatase 12-like, which translates to MPHLVRENLFIGNITDAVEILENGSATVTHILSVLSSASISFFSEYKKGLAIPTKEIKTVYADGGSGDDSSASSVGGKVVYLVEYAGKDLKLVRMGVPIRDMESENLLDSLEVCLDFIDQSRKQGSVLVHCFAGVSRSAAVITAYLMRAEQLSQEDALGSLRQSCEFVCPNDGFLNQLKMYEEMGFKVDHASPIYKSFRLKILGESYYRGDKIDSSKFGADPGLPSDVTSQVESPPNGGKTGTSAFRCKKCRRLVAVQDNVVDHIPGQGETSFEWRKRKSSNSNNPEDSECSSIFVEPLKWMTAVEEGAMEGKLSCAHCDARLGYFNWSGIQCSCGSWITPAFQLHRSRVDTSSI; encoded by the exons ATGCCGCACCTTGTTCGGGAGAATCTCTTCATCGGCAACATCACCGACGCAGTGGAAATTCTCGAAAACGGCAGCGCCACCGTCACTCATATCCTCTCGGTTCTCAGCTCCGCCTCCATTTCCTTCTTCTCGGAGTACAAGAAGGGCCTCGCAATCCCCACCAAGGAGATAAAGACGGTCTACGCCGACGGCGGCTCCGGCGATGATTCCTCGGCGTCCTCCGTCGGCGGGAAGGTGGTGTACTTGGTGGAATATGCGGGGAAGGATTTGAAGCTGGTGAGGATGGGGGTTCCGATTAGAGATATGGAGAGTGAGAATTTGTTGGATTCTTTGGAGGTGTGTTTGGATTTTATTGATCAGAGTCGAAAACAGGGCTCTGTTTTGGTGCATTGCTTTGCTGGTGTGTCTAGAAG TGCAGCTGTCATTACGGCGTATCTTATGAGAGCAGAACAGTTATCGCAAGAAG ATGCACTAGGATCCCTGCGGCAAAGCTGTGAGTTTGTTTGCCCCAATGATGGTTTTCTAAATCAG CTAAAAATGTACGAGGAAATGGGCTTCAAGGTTGATCATGCCAGCCCCATATATAAGTCTTTCCGCCTCAAAATATTGG GTGAATCTTATTATCGCGGTGATAAAATAGACAGCTCTAAATTTGGCGCTGATCCTGGTTTGCCCAGTGATGTTACCTCTCAAGTGGAATCACCTCCAAACGGAGGTAAAACTGGGACATCTGCGTTCCGCTGCAAAAAGTGCCGAAGACTTGTTGCTGTACAGGATAATGTTGTGGACCACATTCCAGGTCAGGGTGAGACATCTTTTGAATGGCGTAAACGGAAAAGTAGCAACTCTAACAACCCTGAGGATTCTGAATGTTCATCCATATTTGTTGAGCCTCTGAAATGGATGACAGCAG TGGAAGAAGGAGCAATGGAGGGCAAGTTGTCTTGTGCACATTGTGATGCTCGCTTGGGTTACTTCAACTGGTCAGGTATCCAATGCAGTTGCGGGAGCTGGATCACCCCTGCTTTTCAGCTTCATAGAAGTCGAGTAGACACCAGCAGTATCTAA